From Gammaproteobacteria bacterium, the proteins below share one genomic window:
- a CDS encoding NUDIX domain-containing protein, translated as MSETNIDTRDNRVACGVAVIVTHQHKVLFGQRKSGQSGFEWQLPGGWIDAGESPEQAARREVHEETGLQLKELRFVGITSNVFSAHKHTISLYFEAECADARSLLAGGNSKCYGWQWKDWADLTGNLFLALQLLKQTDYQPFVNGHRKTHVSF; from the coding sequence TTGAGCGAGACTAATATCGACACCAGAGATAACCGGGTCGCATGTGGCGTTGCGGTTATCGTAACCCATCAGCACAAGGTCCTGTTTGGCCAGCGCAAGTCCGGGCAATCCGGGTTTGAATGGCAGTTACCGGGCGGCTGGATTGACGCCGGTGAATCACCCGAACAGGCAGCGCGGCGGGAGGTGCACGAAGAGACCGGACTGCAGCTTAAGGAACTTCGATTTGTCGGTATAACCAGCAATGTTTTCTCGGCGCATAAACATACAATCTCGTTGTATTTTGAGGCAGAATGCGCTGATGCACGATCGCTGCTGGCAGGGGGAAACAGCAAATGTTATGGCTGGCAATGGAAGGATTGGGCTGATCTAACCGGAAATCTCTTTTTAGCCTTGCAGCTGTTGAAACAAACGGATTACCAGCCGTTCGTAAATGGTCACCGAAAGACCCATGTTTCTTTTTAG
- the arsS gene encoding arsenosugar biosynthesis radical SAM protein ArsS (Some members of this family are selenoproteins.), with product MRDTWPLLKTTDFPIVTRDRLEILQVNLGYLCNQSCLHCHVAAGPTRKELMERENIRHILEVLSKPSVNTLDLTGGAPEMNPMFRELVVAARELDITVIDRCNLTILLEPGFEDTAEFLAENEVQIVASLPCYIEDNVDGQRGKGVYQKSMRALKRLNQLGYGQDGSNLTLTLVYNPTGPYLPPPQETLEQDYKKFLAEQYQIQFNQLFTITNMPIARFGSTLISKGEFEGYMNLLKDSFSVANMKGLMCINQLSIDWQGFAYDCDFNQMLNLNIRHPDNQQKLHISDVLKTSLESIPVSIADHCYGCTAGQGSSCGGALA from the coding sequence ATGCGTGACACCTGGCCCTTATTGAAAACGACCGATTTTCCGATCGTAACCCGGGACAGGCTCGAAATTCTTCAGGTTAATCTCGGTTACCTCTGTAACCAGTCCTGTTTGCATTGCCACGTCGCTGCTGGACCCACGCGCAAGGAATTGATGGAGCGGGAAAATATTCGGCATATCCTCGAGGTTTTGTCTAAACCATCGGTGAACACGCTTGATCTTACCGGCGGCGCACCTGAAATGAATCCCATGTTCAGGGAACTGGTCGTCGCGGCGCGCGAACTCGACATTACGGTTATCGATCGCTGCAATCTAACGATTTTACTGGAACCCGGGTTCGAGGATACCGCAGAGTTTCTTGCCGAGAACGAGGTTCAGATTGTTGCATCTCTGCCGTGTTACATCGAGGACAATGTCGATGGCCAACGCGGAAAGGGGGTCTACCAGAAAAGTATGCGGGCATTGAAACGACTCAACCAGCTAGGATACGGGCAGGACGGGAGTAACCTTACTCTGACCCTGGTTTATAATCCGACCGGACCTTATCTGCCGCCACCGCAGGAAACGCTCGAGCAGGATTACAAAAAATTTCTCGCCGAACAATACCAGATCCAGTTTAACCAGCTTTTTACCATTACCAATATGCCCATTGCTCGTTTCGGCAGCACCCTGATTTCGAAGGGCGAGTTTGAGGGCTACATGAATCTCCTCAAGGATTCATTCAGTGTCGCAAACATGAAAGGCTTAATGTGTATTAATCAACTGAGTATCGACTGGCAGGGTTTTGCTTACGACTGTGATTTCAACCAGATGCTGAACCTCAACATTCGCCACCCTGACAATCAACAGAAGCTCCATATCAGCGATGTCCTGAAGACCAGCCTTGAAAGCATACCCGTCAGCATAGCCGATCATTGTTACGGCTGTACCGCGGGCCAGGGAAGCAGTTGTGGCGGGGCCCTTGCCTGA